From the Purpureocillium takamizusanense chromosome 6, complete sequence genome, one window contains:
- a CDS encoding uncharacterized protein (EggNog:ENOG503PSYK), with protein MSEPQNQQASEPASTGTRRRSSGLMPAFESLQQHKNKQDAARRQSLSDQQVKGGIFSQLFHNNIGRNAK; from the exons ATGAGCGAGCCCCAGAACCAACAGGCCTCTGAGCCGGCATCTACCGGCACCCGCCGCAGG AGCTCCGGCCTCATGCCCGCCTTCGAGAGCCTCCAGCAGCACAAGAACAAgcaggacgccgcccgccgccagagctTGTCGGACCAGCAGGTCAAGGGCGGCATCTTCAGCCAGCTCTTCCACAA CAACATTGGCCGCAACGCCAAGTAA